A part of Cottoperca gobio chromosome 4, fCotGob3.1, whole genome shotgun sequence genomic DNA contains:
- the crb1 gene encoding protein crumbs homolog 1 isoform X5 — protein MTFTGRLCETPLPPCLSEPCFNSAICEDNKGNYSCECLPGFEGRQCDIDISECGSNPCMHGGRCIERSWQALYGSEPLLSEHYDQQHAAGYICSCPRGTTGSLCQEVINQCDPSPCQNGGRCESHVGGYICHCHKQSPDDVLYGGVNCDVRIVGCEGHTCQNQGSCSPFLLDGISGYTCSCSSGYTGHLCETPTTFSFERRGYLLLHSPLVDSVVYCNVTLSFKTTLPRALLFQRNYRGLLLSLELHEGQLRLTLRKEASAGAEAESPSQVLELPKNVTDGEWHTVEAVLGSWMLSLTLLDDDGSCGSQSCHKVAPVQSTLTMLVSPPQNTFIGGVLQDSNSPSNDSLLPAFIGCMRDVLVDWQLVVPEEWLSNSAVNVSPGCSHRDRCLDVPCQNGGHCINLWQSYQCRCPRPYKGQDCEEEHVTTRFGNEGSQSYAAFTVTDDLGHDLSISFFLRTRRHYGLLLVLVNSSSQYLHMWLEDGKVTVQLNNFESLKAESAINDGEVHFVSVEVSEDRMALYVAAQKQGDVEVRTINVQAGDTVHVGGLLGSWTTSVFGGHFKGCIQDLRINDRRLSFFGLDTSVGSYPLMLMENVTVGCSGDNACSMNPCLNGGMCYSVWDDYTCTCPPSTAGRRCEEVRWCELSPCPTDSECRVLNQGYECYSNATFLNDSTVLSYRGNGKISRNLTNLSLNLRTRKRNTAILHAEKGSEFVTLSVQGGFFFMELQSTSVDDREEEEAEGRQAVTTVSLSSRTSVSDGEWHGVHLFMAAPWAHTSRWTLALDDEIEEASKMQGGNLNFLRQGVDLFLGGLAPEAGWSLAGCLGTVELGGIALTYFSSSDVNLPRLQEERFILTSLQPPLLGCSGGPVCEPNPCLNEGECQDLFNTFNCSCTTAWAGGRCSFFTDTCASSPCVHGNCSVNGLAYECTCESGYGGVDCDEQVDMCERHLCAHGGTCLHGMDRYACLCPENYTGPFCNERIEEIPWYIVVRKVRPKPTVSVCGDDTRNYTCFNGGNCTDRELSCDCVPGFTGLRCEQEVDECMSNPCMNGGYCRNLINRFICVCDMSYAGDRCQTDTERAPYSSRVAAVLAPCLVGLAIVVMLGLVLAVAKLRERRQTEGGFSPRQLEAPGGRNPPAELGNTSISTLAARVERLV, from the exons ATGA CCTTCACTGGCAGACTCTGTGAGACACCACTGCCACCCTGCCTCTCTGAACCCTGCTTCAACAGCGCCATCTGTGAGGACAACAAGGGTAACTACAGCTGTGAGTGCCTGCCAG GGTTTGAGGGTCGTCAGTGTGATATCGACATCAGTGAGTGTGGCAGCAACCCCTGCATGCATGGAGGCCGCTGCATTGAGAGGTCGTGGCAGGCTCTGTATGGCAGCGAGCCTCTGCTGTCTGAACACTATGACCAGCAGCATGCTGCAGGCTACATCTGCAGCTGTCCTCGAGGAACTACAG GTTCCCTCTGCCAGGAGGTGATAAACCAGTGTGACCCCAGTCCCTGCCAGAATGGGGGCAGATGTGAGAGCCATGTTGGAGGCTACATTTGCCACTGCCACAAACAGAGTCCCGATGACGTTCTCTATGGCGGTGTAAACTGTGATGTGAGGATAGTGGGCTGTGAGGGACATACATGTCAAAACCAAGGCTCCTGTTCTCCTTTCCTGTTGGATGGAATTAGTGGATATACCTGTTCCTGCTCATCTGGGTACACTGGACACCTCTGTGAGACCCCCACCACCTTCTCCTTTGAACGCAGAGGCTACCTGCTGCTGCATAGTCCCCTGGTTGATTCTGTGGTGTACTGCAACGTCACCCTTAGCTTCAAGACAACTCTGCCCAGAGCATTGTTGTTCCAGCGGAACTACAGGGGGCTGCTGCTGAGCCTGGAGCTGCACGAAGGACAGCTCCGCCTCACACTGAGGAAGGAGGCCTCTGCTGGGGCTGAAGCAGAAAGCCCAAGCCAGGTCCTGGAGCTTCCAAAAAATGTCACAGATGGAGAGTGGCATACTGTAGAGGCTGTGCTCGGGAGCTGGATGCTCAGTTTGACTCTCTTGGATGATGATGGGAGCTGTGGGAGCCAGTCGTGTCACAAGGTGGCCCCAGTCCAAAGCACCCTGACCATGCTGGTGTCACCTCCTCAGAACACTTTCATTGGAGGGGTGCTCCAAGACTCAAATAGCCCCAGTAATGACTCCTTACTTCCAGCATTTATTGGCTGCATGCGGGATGTGTTAGTGGACTGGCAGCTCGTCGTCCCCGAGGAATGGCTAAGCAACTCTGCTGTTAATGTGTCCCCTGGCTGCAGCCATAGGGACCGCTGCCTGGACGTGCCTTGCCAAAACGGAGGACATTGTATCAACCTTTGGCAGAGCTACCAGTGCCGATGTCCGAGGCCTTATAAGGGTCAGGACTGTGAGGAGG AACATGTGACCACACGCTTTGGAAACGAGGGCTCTCAGAGTTACGCAGCGTTCACTGTCACTGATGATCTGGGTCATGacctctccatctccttcttCCTGCGCACACGGAGGCACTATGGACTCCTTCTTGTGCTCgtcaacagcagcagccagtACCTGCACATGTGGCTGGAGGACGGCAAGGTCACAGTTCAGCTCAATAACTTTGAGAGCCTTAAGGCGGAGAGTGCGATTAATGACGGGGAAGTCCACTTTGTGAGCGTAGAGGTATCGGAGGATCGTATGGCGCTGTATGTAGCAGCTCAGAAACAGGGTGATGTGGAAGTCAGGACGATCAATGTCCAAGCAGGAGATACTGTGCATGTGGGAGGTCTGTTGGGGAGTTGGACGACTTCAGTGTTCGGtggacattttaaaggctgtatTCAGGACCTCAGGATCAACGACAGGCGGCTTTCGTTCTTTGGGCTGGACACCTCTGTGGGATCTTATCCTCTGATGTTAATGGAGAATGTGACTGTTGGATGCTCTGGGGACAATGCCTGCAGT ATGAACCCTTGTCTAAACGGTGGGATGTGCTACTCCGTGTGGGATGACTACACCTGCACCTGCCCTCCAAGTACAGCAGGGCGGCGCTGTGAGGAGGTCAGGTGGTGCGAGCTGTCTCCTTGCCCCACAGACTCAGAGTGCAGGGTGTTGAACCAGGGCTATGAAT GCTACTCCAACGCAACTTTCCTGAATGACAGCACTGTGTTGTCCTACCGGGGAAACGGCAAAATATCCCGAAATCTAACTAACCTCTCCCTAAACCTTCGCACACGAAAGCGTAACACAGCTATACTCCACGCTGAGAAGGGCTCAGAATTCGTCACACTCTCCGTCCAGGGAGGTTTCTTCTTCATGGAGCTTCAGAGCACCAGTGTGGacgacagggaggaggaggaggcggagggaaGGCAGGCTGTGACTACGGTCAGTCTCAGCAGCAGGACGAGTGTTAGTGATGGTGAGTGGCATGGCGTCCACCTGTTCATGGCAGCGCCATGGGCGCATACGTCCCGGTGGACTCTGGCGCTGGATGATGAAATAGAGGAAGCTAGCAAGATGCAGGGAGGCAACCTGAACTTTCTCAGGCAGGGGGTGGACCTCTTCTTAGGGGGCCTGGCCCCTGAGGCTGGGTGGTCCCTGGCTGGGTGCCTGGGCACAGTAGAGCTAGGTGGCATTGCCCTGACTTACTTTAGCTCCTCTGATGTGAACCTCCCACGCCTGCAGGAGGAGCGGTTCATCCTGACATCCCTGCAACCACCGCTCCTCGGCTGCAGCGGGGGCCCCGTGTGTGAGCCCAACCCCTGCCTGAACGAAGGGGAGTGCCAGGACCTTTTTAACACCTTTAACTGCAGCTGTACGACGGCCTGGGCCGGGGGACGCTGCAGCTTCTTCACTGACACATGCGCTTCCAGTCCCTGCGTTCACGGCAACTGCAGTGTGAACGGGCTGGCCTACGAGTGCACGTGTGAGTCCGGCTACGGGGGCGTGGACTGTGATGAGCAGGTGGATATGTGTGAAAGACACCTGTGTGCCCACGGAGGCACCTGTCTGCATGGAATGGACAGGTACGCCTGCCTCTGCCCTGAGAACTACACTGGACCCTTTTGCAA TGAACGCATTGAAGAGATACCATGGTACATTGTTGTCAGAAAAGT ACGGCCTAAGCcaactgtttctgtgtgcggcGATGACACCAGAAACTACACTTGCTTCAATGGAGGCAACTGCACTGACCGAGAGCTGTCCTGCGACTGTGTACCTGGCTTCACTGGACTCCG GTGTGAGCAGGAGGTGGATGAGTGCATGTCCAACCCCTGTATGAACGGAGGCTACTGTCGCAACCTCATCAACAGATTCATCTGCGTGTGCGACATGAGCTACGCCGGAGACAGGTGCCAGACGGAC ACGGAGCGTGCTCCATACAGCTCGCGGGTGGCTGCCGTGCTGGCACCGTGTCTGGTTGGCTTGGCGATAGTGGTGATGCTGGGGCTGGTGCTGGCTGTTGCCAAACTGCGAGAGAGGCGGCAGACGGAGGGAGGTTTCAGTCCGCGGCAACTCGAGGCTCCTGGTGGTCGCAACCCACCTGCTGAGCTGGGAAACACATCCATCAGCACTTTGGCAGCTCGTGTGGAGCGCCTGGTGTag